A single Klebsiella variicola DNA region contains:
- the cusR gene encoding copper response regulator transcription factor CusR: MKILIVEDEKKTGEYLTKGLTEAGFVVDLADNGLNGYHLAMTSDYDLLILDIMLPDVNGWDIVRMLRAANKGMPILLLTALGTIEHRVKGLELGADDYLVKPFAFAELLARVRTLLRRGAAVIVESQFQAADLSVDLVSRKVTRGATRITLTSKEFTLLEFFLRHQGEVLPRSLIASQVWDMNFDSDTNAIDVAVKRLRAKIDNDFEPKLIQTVRGVGYMLEVPDGR; encoded by the coding sequence GAGTACCTGACCAAAGGGCTCACCGAGGCTGGCTTCGTCGTCGACCTGGCCGATAACGGCCTTAACGGCTATCACCTGGCAATGACCAGCGATTACGATCTGCTGATCCTCGACATCATGCTGCCGGATGTGAACGGCTGGGATATCGTCCGCATGCTGCGGGCCGCCAATAAAGGGATGCCGATCCTGCTGCTCACCGCGCTCGGCACTATTGAGCATCGGGTGAAGGGGCTGGAGCTGGGCGCCGACGACTATCTGGTTAAGCCATTTGCTTTTGCGGAGCTGCTGGCGCGAGTGCGGACCCTGCTGCGCCGTGGAGCAGCGGTCATCGTCGAAAGCCAGTTTCAGGCGGCGGATCTCAGCGTTGATTTGGTCAGCCGCAAGGTGACGCGCGGCGCGACGCGTATCACCCTGACCAGCAAAGAGTTTACCCTGCTGGAGTTCTTCTTGCGCCATCAGGGCGAGGTGCTGCCGCGTTCGCTGATTGCCTCGCAGGTCTGGGATATGAATTTCGACAGCGACACTAACGCCATTGACGTGGCGGTGAAGCGGCTGCGCGCCAAAATTGATAACGACTTCGAGCCGAAGCTTATCCAGACCGTGCGCGGCGTCGGCTATATGCTTGAGGTGCCGGATGGCCGCTAA